TGCCGGGCGATCTCAGCTATGGAACTATCCGCGAAATCTGGCGGCAGTTCTGGCAGGAGACGGGTTAACGGACGGGCGAGCCCACCGGCTGTCCGGCGGCCATTTCAACCCTGATTTCAACCCGGCGATTCAGCAGCCGTCCCAACGCGGTGGAATTATCAGCCACCGGCCGGGTCTCACCAAAACTCCGCATGGTCAGACGTGACGCCAGCTGCGGTGCTTCGGCAGCCAGCAATGCCGTCACCCGTCGCGCGCGCTGCGCTCCCAGCCTGAGGTTGTACGCCTCACTGCCGGTATCGTCAGCGTGCCCGCTGACGGTGATCCGCTCAACCTGTTGCGGCACCAGGGCCAGCGCCAATTTTTCCACCAGGGTCCGGAACTCCGGCAGGACCAGGCTTTGATCCGATTCGAAGTAGATCACCAGTTTGCGGTCCACCGGAGCGGCCGGGATATCTGCGGCGGCAACCGCCACTTCCGGCGCGCAGCCGTCGAGGCCGACCACACCTGCGGCCCGGCTTCGAGGACAATGATCCCGCCAGTCGAAGACCCCGTCGTTATCCCGGTCCACGTTGCAGCCGTGCAGGTCGACAACCTGGCCGATCTCCGTTCCGGGGCAACGGTCGAGGCGGTCGAAGACCCCGTCTCCGTCACTGTCCGCGGGGCAACCGTTGACGTCGACCGCGATCCCGGCCGGGGTATCGGGGCAACGATCAAGCCGGCGAACGATGCCGTCGGCGTCGCTGTCCGAGGATGTCAAAATACGGGAAGAACCGGCAGCGCAGCCGGTCAGGATTGCCAGGCACAGGACGCACCCGCTGAACAACAGACGTTTGAACATCTTTCCCCCTCCAATGTCGTTGAAAAATCTCCCCAATCATGCAATTGATTAAAACCTCGACAACATACCGGATTCACAGAACGAATGCAAGCCCTGCCCGGCTGGAACCCACCGTTGAGATGCCGACGGGACCAAATCATTTTTAAAAATGGCTCCGGCCATGTTCCTGCCCCGACCGACTCCATCAAAGCCACTTTTCTGCGGTATACTTTCAGCGTATTTTTGACCTTTGACTGCTGTCCGGGGTAATGAAAGAGTCTCCGCCCCATGAACATTTCACCTGAACCCGCAAGGCCACCCCGGATTCAGGCACCTTTCTTCCGGCTTGAGGATTTCAATGAACCTGGCTGAACAATTCAAGGACAGTTGCGGTGTCGGTCTGGTCGCGAATCTGCGCAACCGGCCGAGCCATGGACTGATCGAAGATGCCATCCGCGCCCTGGAGCGAATGGTTCACCGCGGTGCCGTCGCCGCCGACGGCAAAACCGGCGACGGCTGCGGGCTGCTCTGCTCGCTGCCGGTCGACTTCATGCGCCGGACGGCCCGGGAAAACGGTGTTTCCCTGCCGGACAGCTTTGCCGTCGCCACCCTGTTTCTCTCCGATCCACAGTCCCAGCAGGCGGCTTTCAGCGAAATCTGCACCCGCAATGACCTGCAGGTGGTGCTGTTCCGCGAGGTTCCGATCAACACGGAAGCCCTCGGCGACTACGCCCGGAAACGGCTGCCGAACATCGTCCAGGCGTTTGTCATTCCCGCCGAACTGATCGCCACCCGCCGCTTCGACGCCTTGCTCTACCTGACCCGCAAAGAGGCCGAAAAACAGATCGGCGACGGCGACAACTTCTACATCCCGAGTTTCTCCCGCACCCTGATCTCCTACAAGGGACTGGTGATGCCGGCCCACCTGAAAGAGCTCTTCCCCGACCTCGGCAACGAGGAGTTCAAGTCGAGCTTCGTCCTCTTCCATCAGCGTTTCTCCACCAACACCCTGCCGCAGTGGCGTCTCGCTCAGCCATTGCGCAATCTTGCCCATAACGGCGAAATCAACTCGATCCGCGCCAACAGGTTCAACACCCTGGCCAAATCGGCGGCGATGCGCAGTCCGGTTTTCTCCGACGAGGAACTGCGGCGTCTGCTGCCGATCCTGCAACCCGAAGGATCGGACAGCGCCGGCCTCGACAACATGCTCGAATTCCTGCTGATCAACGGCGTCGACTTCTTCAAGGCGGTGCGGATGCTGATCCCGCCGGCCCGCCACAACGTTGCCCACATGCCGGCCAAACTGCGCTCCTTCTACGAGTACACCTCAGCCGCCTGGGAACCCTGGGACGGTCCCGCCGGCGTCTGCCTGACCAACGGACGCTATGTCGGCTGTGTCCTCGACCGCAACGGCCTGCGGCCGGCCAAGTACGTCATCACCAGCGACGACAAGCTGCTGCTGACCAGCGAGTACGGCGTCCTCGGCACCCCGCCGGACAAGGTCAAGGCCCGCGGGCGGCTGCAGAGCGGCGAAATGATCGCCGCCGACCTTGAGCATGGAGAAATCTTCTTCACCCGCGACATCGACCGCTACCTGATGAACTCGCAGCCTTACAGTGAGTGGCTGACCGACCGCACCTACTACCTGCAGGAATTCATCGAACTGCAGTTCGAAGACCTCTCCGACTACAGCTACCCGGACCTCGACCGGCTGCAGCGCTATCACAATGTCACCAACGAAACGGTTGAGCAGGTTCTCAAGCCGATGCTGCGCCTCGGCAAGGAAGGGACCGGGTCGATGGGGGACGACACCCCGATGGCGGCCTTTTCCGAGGTCCAGCGCAAGTTCAGCCACTTTTTCCGGCAGAAATTCGCCCAGGTCACTAACCCGCCGATCGATCCCTACCGGGAAAAGGTGGTGATGTCGACCACCATCGGC
The sequence above is a segment of the Geothermobacter hydrogeniphilus genome. Coding sequences within it:
- a CDS encoding OmpA family protein, giving the protein MFKRLLFSGCVLCLAILTGCAAGSSRILTSSDSDADGIVRRLDRCPDTPAGIAVDVNGCPADSDGDGVFDRLDRCPGTEIGQVVDLHGCNVDRDNDGVFDWRDHCPRSRAAGVVGLDGCAPEVAVAAADIPAAPVDRKLVIYFESDQSLVLPEFRTLVEKLALALVPQQVERITVSGHADDTGSEAYNLRLGAQRARRVTALLAAEAPQLASRLTMRSFGETRPVADNSTALGRLLNRRVEIRVEMAAGQPVGSPVR